One Succinivibrio dextrinosolvens DNA window includes the following coding sequences:
- a CDS encoding undecaprenyl-diphosphate phosphatase, whose protein sequence is MTFLHVLVLAIVQGLTEFLPVSSSAHLIFPAKLLGWPDQGLAFDVAVHLGTLMAVVLYYLADLVKISSYTIEACIKMQISPLARIGFCLIIATLPVCVVGSLCEGYISSALRDNIDVIAYTTIGFGILLGIASYVNKKMVWRNIDNIQGARSDSLRGLSYTQALVIGLFQALAVFPGVSRSGITLTAGLFMGMKSEAAARFSFLLAIPVIIASGAFEIYKIYSMGTLDLQWVNLIIGALLSFIVAIIVIHLFLKYIAKSGMAVFVIYRVLLGALLLWVF, encoded by the coding sequence ATGACTTTTCTGCATGTTCTGGTCCTTGCCATAGTACAAGGTCTAACTGAGTTTTTACCTGTCTCATCAAGTGCTCATCTGATTTTCCCTGCAAAACTTCTGGGATGGCCTGACCAGGGACTGGCCTTTGATGTGGCTGTTCATCTGGGAACACTGATGGCGGTTGTACTGTATTATCTTGCTGATCTGGTTAAGATTTCTTCCTATACCATTGAAGCCTGCATAAAGATGCAGATTTCTCCTCTCGCAAGAATCGGGTTCTGTCTGATAATTGCTACTCTGCCTGTATGTGTGGTCGGCTCTCTGTGTGAAGGATACATTTCCTCGGCGCTGCGTGACAATATTGATGTTATTGCCTATACCACTATTGGTTTTGGTATTCTGCTTGGAATCGCTTCATATGTGAATAAGAAGATGGTTTGGCGTAACATAGATAATATTCAGGGGGCTCGTTCTGATTCTTTGCGTGGACTTAGCTATACTCAGGCTCTGGTTATAGGTCTGTTTCAGGCTTTAGCTGTATTTCCAGGTGTTTCTCGTTCTGGTATTACTCTGACCGCAGGTCTTTTTATGGGAATGAAATCAGAGGCAGCAGCACGTTTCAGTTTTCTTCTGGCAATTCCTGTAATTATTGCCTCAGGGGCCTTTGAGATTTATAAGATATACTCCATGGGGACCCTAGATCTGCAGTGGGTTAATCTGATTATCGGTGCTTTGCTTTCCTTTATTGTTGCAATTATAGTGATTCATCTGTTCCTTAAATATATTGCAAAATCAGGTATGGCTGTATTTGTGATTTATAGAGTTCTGCTTGGAGCTCTGCTACTATGGGTTTTTTAA
- the folK gene encoding 2-amino-4-hydroxy-6-hydroxymethyldihydropteridine diphosphokinase, producing the protein MSTKVYLGVGSNLNRENSLRFAFAKISPLLKNCKKSSIWISKPVRNGEPDYFNMVISGDTESNLEEFHTCLMKIEEMAGKEVMINDGTNFGMKRRLDIDILAFGQLETSTPCIIPRHDIQDYPFVTCPLNELDPDFVHPVLHKKVSELWAKLEPTLSDDKKVVKTSIDWNVEAPVWNNASKD; encoded by the coding sequence ATGTCTACAAAGGTTTATTTAGGTGTTGGATCCAATCTAAATAGAGAAAACTCTTTAAGATTTGCATTCGCAAAAATTTCCCCATTATTAAAAAACTGTAAGAAATCATCTATCTGGATCAGTAAACCTGTAAGAAACGGTGAGCCTGACTACTTCAATATGGTAATCAGTGGAGATACTGAGTCCAACCTTGAAGAATTCCATACCTGTCTTATGAAAATAGAGGAAATGGCAGGAAAGGAAGTAATGATTAACGATGGTACTAATTTTGGTATGAAGCGTCGTCTTGATATCGATATTCTTGCTTTTGGTCAGCTTGAAACCTCCACTCCTTGCATTATTCCTCGTCATGATATTCAGGACTATCCTTTTGTGACTTGTCCCTTAAATGAGCTTGATCCTGATTTTGTTCACCCAGTCCTTCATAAGAAGGTTAGTGAACTATGGGCAAAGCTTGAACCAACTCTGTCAGATGATAAGAAGGTGGTTAAGACTTCCATAGACTGGAATGTTGAAGCTCCTGTATGGAATAACGCTTCTAAGGACTAG
- the folB gene encoding dihydroneopterin aldolase yields the protein MDKIFITDLRVECIIGILDFERVTLQPLLVSIEIEKDLKRAGQTGDLAKSIDYADLSLRVKKYIINRKAKLLEELGVELCDIILKEYAPYSVTVRLNKPEAVADVREVGIQITKTLE from the coding sequence ATGGACAAGATATTTATTACAGATCTCAGAGTGGAATGTATTATTGGCATTCTGGATTTTGAAAGAGTTACTCTTCAGCCGCTTCTGGTTTCAATTGAAATTGAAAAAGATCTGAAAAGAGCAGGTCAAACAGGTGACTTAGCTAAAAGTATTGACTATGCAGATTTGTCTCTGAGAGTAAAAAAATATATCATAAATCGAAAAGCCAAACTTCTAGAGGAGTTAGGAGTGGAGCTTTGTGACATAATATTAAAAGAATATGCTCCTTATAGTGTGACTGTAAGACTTAACAAGCCAGAGGCAGTCGCAGATGTAAGAGAGGTTGGAATACAGATAACAAAGACTTTGGAGTAA
- the tsaD gene encoding tRNA (adenosine(37)-N6)-threonylcarbamoyltransferase complex transferase subunit TsaD, which yields MRVLGIESSCDETGVAIYDDEKGLISHVLHTQIAMHAEYGGVVPELASRDHIKRVVPLVRAALDKVNLELKDIDAIAYTAGPGLIGALLAGAMEAGALAYGLGIPCVPVHHMEGHLLAPMLEQEKPQYPFVALLISGGHTLLIKVEKPGKYELIGQSVDDAAGEAFDKTAKLLGIPYPGGPGLEKLAEKGKSGVFNFPRPMIKNPNCDFSFAGLKTAVLNATLDHKDDLETVKADIAKGFTEAMAETLEIKCKRALKQCHLKTLVVAGGVSANKDIRNRLQKLMDSIHGKAFFARREFCTDNGAMIAQVGMLRFKAGQIGDGRIKVYPRWPLSSLKAL from the coding sequence ATGCGTGTACTAGGAATAGAAAGCTCCTGTGACGAAACAGGTGTTGCTATATATGATGACGAAAAAGGATTGATTTCTCATGTACTGCATACTCAGATTGCCATGCATGCCGAGTACGGCGGTGTGGTTCCAGAGCTTGCATCCAGAGACCATATCAAAAGGGTTGTTCCTCTTGTAAGGGCAGCTCTGGATAAGGTTAATCTTGAACTTAAGGATATTGATGCGATTGCCTATACTGCAGGTCCAGGCCTTATAGGCGCTCTTTTAGCTGGCGCTATGGAAGCTGGAGCCTTAGCTTATGGTTTAGGAATTCCTTGTGTTCCTGTTCACCATATGGAAGGTCATCTTTTAGCTCCAATGCTTGAGCAGGAGAAGCCACAGTATCCTTTCGTCGCACTTCTGATTTCTGGTGGTCATACTCTTCTTATTAAGGTTGAAAAGCCAGGTAAGTACGAGCTAATCGGACAGTCTGTTGATGACGCAGCCGGAGAAGCTTTTGACAAGACAGCAAAACTTCTTGGTATTCCTTATCCAGGTGGTCCTGGTCTTGAAAAACTTGCAGAAAAGGGAAAGAGCGGTGTCTTCAATTTCCCTCGTCCAATGATAAAGAATCCAAACTGTGACTTCAGTTTTGCCGGTCTAAAAACTGCTGTTTTAAACGCAACTTTAGATCATAAGGATGATCTTGAGACTGTGAAGGCAGATATTGCCAAGGGCTTTACAGAGGCTATGGCAGAAACCTTAGAAATTAAATGTAAACGAGCTTTAAAACAGTGTCACCTGAAAACGTTAGTTGTGGCTGGCGGAGTAAGTGCCAATAAGGATATTCGTAATCGCCTGCAGAAACTAATGGATTCTATACACGGTAAGGCTTTCTTTGCCCGTAGAGAGTTCTGTACAGACAACGGTGCCATGATTGCACAGGTTGGTATGCTTAGATTTAAGGCAGGACAGATTGGTGACGGCAGAATAAAGGTTTATCCAAGATGGCCTCTATCATCTCTTAAGGCTCTCTAG
- a CDS encoding ATP-binding protein, whose product MKLLNNQEELIVRLNKLGMIGMADDLRNQLENEGVYSQVSFVNRIDQMVSCQEVYSANRKYNRLVKNAHIRDSITFNQLKFEKDDGITNDDLAYLASNIWATDDIKNIIIIGSTGVGKTALESAIAYNLCKSGISVRCYRWGDFANDVMIRMNDTKSMALFLKQIVKYSVITFDDFGLQGKLDQKVEETLFHILDLRWRLKPVIITSQLKIEGFEQLLGKSTQSDAIIDRLLHPAKVITLQGASRR is encoded by the coding sequence ATGAAGTTATTAAATAATCAGGAAGAACTTATTGTTAGACTCAATAAACTAGGGATGATCGGAATGGCTGACGATCTTAGAAATCAGCTTGAAAATGAAGGAGTTTATTCTCAAGTCAGCTTTGTAAATAGAATCGATCAAATGGTTAGTTGTCAGGAAGTATATTCTGCAAACAGAAAATACAACAGACTGGTAAAAAATGCCCATATTAGAGATTCAATCACTTTTAATCAGCTTAAGTTTGAAAAAGATGATGGAATTACAAACGATGATCTAGCCTATTTAGCAAGTAATATCTGGGCTACTGATGATATCAAAAACATTATCATTATAGGTTCGACAGGAGTTGGGAAAACAGCGTTAGAATCAGCGATTGCGTATAATCTCTGCAAATCAGGTATTTCAGTAAGATGTTACCGCTGGGGAGATTTTGCAAACGATGTAATGATTCGTATGAACGATACCAAGAGTATGGCTTTATTTCTTAAACAGATTGTTAAATATAGCGTAATAACCTTTGACGACTTCGGTCTGCAAGGAAAGCTTGATCAAAAAGTTGAGGAAACTCTGTTTCATATCCTCGATCTAAGATGGAGATTAAAACCGGTTATAATCACCAGCCAGCTAAAAATAGAGGGATTTGAACAACTGCTAGGAAAATCTACGCAGAGCGATGCAATAATTGACAGATTACTCCATCCAGCTAAAGTCATAACTCTACAAGGAGCTTCAAGAAGGTAG
- a CDS encoding Mu transposase domain-containing protein, with translation MFERYEKPASRPLEMILPPFTDYIPSLVIYKDYHVEIYENFYSVPYKYVNKVAEAEISGGMINIWLNHKMIASHVRISGTGQYITKQEHMPEAHRAVKEKELKYKTPDDIYNAARALSPDLLNFCIALLSRSDNFLDNKKGCIHLINKYRRNPNMHLIYNCAIQSLLHDPTLKPINSYVFDAAVKDVTAYADSHNGQLPIQTELQFEPEEKRIRSESSTAFLRTTTDLFRTNKKN, from the coding sequence TTGTTTGAGCGATACGAAAAACCTGCTTCAAGACCTTTAGAAATGATCCTTCCTCCCTTTACTGACTATATACCATCCCTAGTCATTTACAAAGACTACCATGTAGAAATCTACGAGAATTTCTACTCAGTACCGTATAAATATGTAAATAAGGTTGCAGAAGCAGAAATCTCAGGGGGAATGATCAACATATGGTTAAATCATAAAATGATTGCAAGTCATGTCAGAATAAGTGGTACAGGTCAATATATAACAAAACAGGAACATATGCCCGAAGCCCACAGGGCTGTAAAAGAAAAGGAGCTGAAATATAAAACACCAGATGATATCTACAATGCTGCGCGAGCACTGAGTCCTGATTTACTAAATTTCTGTATTGCTCTTCTTAGCAGATCAGATAACTTTTTAGACAATAAAAAGGGTTGTATCCACCTAATCAATAAATACAGACGCAATCCTAACATGCACCTTATATATAACTGTGCCATTCAGAGTCTGCTTCACGATCCTACCTTAAAACCAATAAACAGCTATGTATTTGATGCTGCTGTTAAAGATGTTACAGCTTACGCTGACAGCCATAATGGACAGTTGCCGATTCAAACGGAACTGCAATTCGAACCGGAAGAAAAAAGGATACGCTCTGAATCATCAACGGCTTTTTTAAGAACAACAACAGATCTTTTCAGAACAAACAAAAAGAATTAA
- the dtd gene encoding D-aminoacyl-tRNA deacylase, translated as MIALLQRVNYAKVVVEGKTVGEIDKGILVFLGLERDDNERLCQKMFDKIIKYRVFYDENGKMNLNVSQVNGNVLVVSQFTLAANTSSGNRPSFDPAMPPTEAKELYDKFMLYAEEKLPTVQHGEFAADMKVDLENDGPVTFILKL; from the coding sequence ATGATTGCACTGCTGCAAAGAGTTAATTATGCAAAGGTTGTTGTTGAAGGAAAAACAGTAGGGGAGATCGACAAAGGTATTCTGGTTTTCCTTGGACTTGAAAGAGATGATAATGAGCGGCTCTGTCAAAAGATGTTCGATAAGATCATAAAATATAGAGTGTTTTATGATGAAAACGGGAAAATGAACTTGAATGTATCTCAGGTCAACGGTAATGTGCTGGTTGTATCTCAGTTTACTTTAGCCGCAAATACCTCTTCAGGTAACAGACCTAGCTTTGATCCTGCCATGCCTCCTACAGAGGCAAAGGAACTTTATGATAAGTTTATGTTGTATGCGGAAGAAAAACTTCCAACTGTTCAGCACGGTGAGTTTGCTGCGGATATGAAAGTTGATCTTGAAAACGATGGACCTGTAACCTTTATTCTTAAGCTCTGA
- the rpsU gene encoding 30S ribosomal protein S21, whose protein sequence is MPVIKVRENEPFDVALRRFKRSCEKAGILADVRAREFYEKPTTVRKRAKASAIKRHAKKLARENARHTRLY, encoded by the coding sequence ATGCCAGTCATTAAAGTACGTGAGAACGAGCCATTTGACGTTGCCTTAAGACGTTTCAAGCGCTCTTGCGAAAAAGCCGGTATTTTAGCCGATGTAAGAGCTCGTGAATTCTATGAGAAGCCAACAACTGTACGTAAGCGTGCAAAGGCTTCTGCTATTAAGCGTCACGCCAAAAAGTTGGCCCGCGAAAATGCGCGCCATACTAGACTTTACTAA
- a CDS encoding aldo/keto reductase: MEYIEFGCNHAKASKVVLGLMRIPELDVQGIDALLNTAKDNGINFLDIADCYSNGKAESLLGEVFKNNPSLRDNFIVQSKCGIHKQEGKLTFFDFSKEHIIEAVNGSLKRMNIEQMDCLLLHRPDALMEPDEIGEAFNQLYSEGKVKTFGVSNMNPMQMKLLKTGLDCPIAANQVQLSICHTPMLNAGYTVNMDSDSSVMRDGGVLEYCRLHKIVVQAWSVMQYGFFKGVFVGSPEYPELNKVLNRIALEHNSTPTAVAIAWVLRYPALMQAVIGTTKQHRVVESAKACDVKLSRYEWYELYLAAGNFLP, encoded by the coding sequence ATGGAATATATTGAATTTGGCTGCAATCATGCTAAGGCCTCCAAGGTTGTTTTGGGGCTGATGCGAATTCCTGAGCTTGATGTTCAGGGAATTGATGCTTTGCTGAATACAGCCAAGGATAATGGTATCAACTTCCTTGACATTGCTGACTGTTACTCAAATGGAAAGGCAGAGTCTCTTTTAGGTGAAGTATTTAAGAATAATCCTTCATTAAGAGATAATTTTATTGTCCAGAGTAAATGCGGTATTCATAAACAGGAAGGAAAACTTACATTTTTTGACTTCTCTAAGGAGCATATCATTGAGGCCGTCAATGGCTCTCTTAAGAGAATGAATATTGAGCAGATGGACTGTCTGCTTCTGCATAGACCAGATGCTCTTATGGAGCCTGATGAAATAGGTGAAGCCTTCAATCAGCTTTACTCTGAAGGCAAGGTTAAGACCTTTGGTGTAAGTAATATGAACCCAATGCAGATGAAACTCCTTAAGACAGGTCTGGATTGTCCGATTGCGGCTAATCAGGTACAGCTGAGTATCTGTCATACTCCCATGTTAAATGCAGGTTATACCGTCAATATGGACAGTGATTCTTCAGTGATGAGAGATGGAGGCGTTCTTGAGTACTGTCGACTCCACAAGATTGTTGTTCAGGCTTGGTCAGTAATGCAGTATGGATTCTTCAAGGGGGTATTTGTAGGCTCGCCTGAGTATCCTGAACTCAATAAAGTTCTTAATCGTATTGCTCTAGAGCATAATTCAACACCTACAGCAGTTGCTATTGCCTGGGTATTGAGATATCCTGCTCTGATGCAGGCTGTGATTGGTACTACCAAGCAGCACCGCGTGGTTGAAAGCGCAAAAGCCTGTGATGTAAAACTCTCCAGATATGAGTGGTATGAGCTTTATCTTGCTGCAGGCAACTTCCTTCCATAA
- a CDS encoding D-2-hydroxyacid dehydrogenase, whose protein sequence is MKKVLIVLDLNQRQIDMYKDPELELTFKKPSEVTPADLKEVNILVGNIPPAVVKEAPHLELINLNSAGYDNYLGNVSPNTKLCNCVGAFSPAVGEHILAMTFSLIRHFHLYRDKQNNKDWSDCGKIISVEGSTIAVFGLGDIGRSYARKVKALGAKKVIGIRRNIKDKPDYIDEMYALSDAEKAVADADIVVNVLPSAKETTSLFDKKLFSKMKKGAYFINVGRGNAMNQDDLLDALHSGQLSGAASDVFTPEPLPKDHPLWSEPKFLLTPHVAGWFFLDETKERIVRISSSNVKAFIHGEKLVNEVAH, encoded by the coding sequence ATGAAAAAAGTGCTAATAGTATTAGATCTGAATCAGCGTCAGATTGATATGTATAAAGATCCTGAACTGGAACTAACCTTTAAAAAGCCTTCGGAGGTCACACCAGCTGATTTAAAGGAAGTAAATATTCTTGTGGGTAACATTCCTCCTGCAGTTGTAAAAGAAGCTCCTCATCTGGAACTTATAAATCTGAACTCTGCTGGATATGATAATTATCTTGGCAATGTTTCTCCTAACACCAAACTGTGTAACTGTGTTGGCGCATTCAGTCCTGCAGTTGGAGAGCACATTCTTGCTATGACCTTCTCTCTAATTCGCCATTTCCACCTGTATCGTGACAAGCAGAACAATAAAGACTGGTCAGACTGCGGCAAGATTATTTCTGTTGAAGGTTCAACAATTGCTGTATTCGGTCTTGGTGATATAGGAAGAAGCTATGCCCGCAAGGTTAAGGCTTTGGGAGCCAAGAAGGTTATAGGAATAAGACGTAATATCAAGGATAAGCCTGACTACATCGATGAGATGTATGCTCTATCTGATGCAGAAAAGGCTGTAGCTGATGCAGATATAGTTGTTAATGTTCTGCCTTCTGCTAAAGAGACTACCTCTCTTTTCGACAAAAAGCTGTTCTCTAAGATGAAAAAAGGTGCTTATTTCATCAATGTTGGTCGTGGTAATGCCATGAATCAGGATGATCTGCTGGATGCTCTGCATTCAGGTCAGCTTTCAGGTGCCGCATCAGACGTGTTTACTCCTGAACCTTTGCCAAAGGATCATCCCTTATGGTCAGAGCCAAAGTTCCTTCTGACCCCTCATGTTGCAGGCTGGTTCTTCCTAGATGAAACTAAAGAGCGAATCGTCAGAATTTCATCATCAAACGTGAAAGCTTTTATTCACGGTGAAAAACTGGTTAATGAAGTTGCTCACTAA
- a CDS encoding Gfo/Idh/MocA family protein, with protein sequence MLNFAILGAGSIARVMASTINKMNSSGNRIVRLAAVASRSSDKSKQFASEFNIEKAYGSYEELYNDPDIDIVYIATPHNFHYEQCKSCLEHSKNVLCEKPFTVNAKQAKDLLELSEKKKVFITEGIWTRYQPMRRLIDNEIKSGIIGQPMMVTANLSYNMTHKERLLKPELAGGALLDVGIYALNFANMILGDPDTVEASCIKNASGVDMSDSVTFTYRDTAKMAVLCSSALGVSDRYGMIHGSEGFIMVENINNPQSLKVFDKSYNLIKEIKAPEQLTGFEYEVDEVCRAINNGEIQCESMSHERILYMMNLMDSIRAQMGIKYPFE encoded by the coding sequence ATGCTTAATTTTGCGATCCTGGGAGCAGGAAGTATCGCCAGAGTAATGGCCTCCACCATCAATAAAATGAATTCCTCTGGTAATAGAATTGTTAGACTTGCAGCCGTAGCTTCAAGATCATCAGACAAATCTAAACAATTCGCCTCCGAGTTTAATATCGAAAAAGCCTATGGTTCTTATGAAGAACTTTATAACGATCCTGATATTGATATTGTCTATATCGCTACTCCGCACAATTTCCATTATGAACAATGCAAAAGCTGTCTAGAACATTCAAAGAATGTGCTCTGTGAAAAGCCTTTTACCGTAAATGCTAAGCAGGCTAAAGATCTTCTTGAGCTTTCTGAAAAGAAGAAGGTTTTCATAACAGAAGGAATATGGACTCGCTATCAGCCAATGCGCAGACTCATTGATAATGAGATTAAGTCCGGCATAATTGGACAGCCTATGATGGTAACTGCCAATTTAAGCTATAACATGACACACAAGGAAAGACTGTTAAAGCCAGAGCTTGCTGGTGGAGCTCTTCTGGATGTCGGTATTTATGCACTGAACTTTGCCAATATGATTCTCGGTGATCCTGATACTGTTGAAGCATCCTGTATTAAGAATGCCTCTGGCGTGGATATGTCTGATTCGGTGACCTTTACTTATAGAGATACAGCAAAAATGGCTGTCCTTTGTTCATCAGCTCTGGGGGTGTCTGACAGATACGGCATGATTCATGGTTCAGAGGGCTTTATCATGGTTGAGAATATCAATAATCCTCAGTCCTTGAAGGTCTTTGACAAGTCTTATAATCTTATAAAAGAGATCAAGGCTCCAGAGCAACTGACTGGTTTCGAGTACGAGGTTGATGAAGTCTGCAGAGCTATCAATAACGGAGAAATCCAGTGTGAGTCAATGTCTCATGAAAGAATTCTGTATATGATGAATCTCATGGATTCCATCAGAGCTCAGATGGGTATTAAATATCCTTTCGAATAA
- a CDS encoding Dabb family protein produces the protein MIKHVVMWKFKEGTEAQMNQFLDGLRGLVGQIEVLKSLEVGANINPKEKFSASLICEFDSMEDLNSYATDPRHVAVASICKDITLERVAVDFEE, from the coding sequence ATGATAAAACACGTAGTAATGTGGAAATTCAAGGAAGGAACCGAAGCTCAGATGAATCAGTTCCTTGATGGTCTAAGAGGTCTTGTTGGACAGATCGAGGTTCTAAAATCTCTTGAGGTTGGTGCTAATATCAATCCTAAAGAGAAATTCTCTGCATCTCTTATCTGTGAATTTGATTCAATGGAAGACCTGAATTCATATGCAACTGATCCTCGTCATGTTGCCGTTGCAAGTATCTGTAAGGACATCACTTTAGAGCGTGTTGCTGTAGATTTCGAGGAATAA
- a CDS encoding TIGR04076 family protein, with translation MARPKIRITIIDRLGKHPCHRGHKVGDTFDFDTERGLLCPMACHVAFPYIDILRYGGKIPHQDDDCATFCCPDVETINVFKIEKIDKKL, from the coding sequence ATGGCTAGACCTAAAATAAGAATAACTATAATCGACAGGCTTGGCAAACATCCCTGCCATCGAGGACATAAGGTAGGAGATACCTTTGACTTTGATACTGAGCGGGGACTGTTGTGTCCAATGGCCTGTCATGTGGCTTTCCCCTATATAGATATTCTTCGTTATGGCGGAAAGATTCCTCATCAGGACGATGACTGTGCAACCTTCTGCTGTCCGGATGTAGAGACTATAAACGTTTTTAAAATAGAAAAAATCGACAAAAAACTTTAA
- a CDS encoding nitroreductase family protein: MESVLECIKTRRSVRKYKDQAVSKDLLKQIVEAGLYAASGKGKQAPVIITITNKDLISEITKVNAEIMGSPNTDTFYGAPVIILVAGSLKANEKTAFADGTLALGNMMIAAHSLGLGSCWINRAKEGLKYDVYKDIFHSIGLNADEFIGVGHLALGYPEGELPAAAPRLPQREFYID; the protein is encoded by the coding sequence ATGGAATCTGTTCTTGAATGTATAAAAACACGACGTTCTGTAAGAAAGTATAAGGATCAGGCGGTATCAAAAGATCTGTTAAAACAGATTGTTGAGGCAGGACTTTATGCGGCATCAGGTAAAGGCAAGCAGGCTCCTGTAATTATTACAATCACTAATAAAGATCTGATTTCTGAAATTACCAAGGTTAATGCTGAGATTATGGGCAGCCCAAATACTGATACATTCTACGGAGCTCCTGTTATTATCCTTGTCGCAGGCTCCCTAAAGGCTAACGAAAAGACAGCCTTTGCAGATGGAACCTTAGCTTTGGGCAACATGATGATAGCAGCTCATTCTCTTGGTCTGGGATCATGTTGGATTAATCGTGCCAAGGAAGGTTTGAAGTATGATGTTTACAAGGACATCTTCCACTCTATAGGTTTAAATGCAGATGAGTTTATTGGCGTAGGTCATCTTGCTTTAGGCTACCCTGAGGGTGAGTTGCCTGCAGCTGCACCTCGCCTCCCTCAAAGAGAATTCTATATTGACTAA
- a CDS encoding GNAT family N-acetyltransferase — protein MIRNASLDDVASINKIYNHEVLNTTVTFDTQPRDHSVGLKWFLAHNDSNHPIFVYVNDSQEVIGYCSLSPYRYLDAYAQTAEISLYVHKDYRKQGIGRKLCKYVLEYAETRDDLHNIIAVITTDNEKSLNLFKSFGFEDGGTIPETGRKFGKLLSITNLYKII, from the coding sequence ATGATTAGAAACGCTAGCCTAGATGATGTTGCATCTATAAACAAAATTTATAATCATGAGGTTCTAAATACTACTGTTACCTTTGATACTCAGCCTAGAGATCATTCTGTTGGACTCAAATGGTTTTTAGCTCACAATGATTCCAATCATCCTATCTTTGTTTATGTTAACGATTCTCAGGAGGTTATAGGCTACTGCTCTTTATCTCCATACCGATATCTCGATGCCTATGCTCAGACTGCAGAGATATCCCTTTACGTTCATAAAGATTACCGCAAGCAGGGAATCGGCAGAAAACTTTGTAAATATGTTTTAGAGTATGCAGAGACTAGAGATGACCTTCATAATATTATTGCAGTTATTACTACAGACAACGAGAAAAGCCTAAACCTCTTTAAATCTTTTGGTTTTGAGGATGGCGGGACGATCCCTGAGACCGGAAGAAAATTCGGCAAGTTACTATCAATTACCAATCTATACAAAATAATCTAG
- a CDS encoding HMA2 domain-containing protein, whose protein sequence is MKNAMRPAMLASIGIPVLQTILSKNPLKVFSADRIKFKCLSQIKGRRRYKSDLLKQEKFANALKEKIESFNLLKKLTINPVTGSMLLEYTCPEEKIDEMMNALNEQSKKLSETKQHPQKSGPNKGQRVAKGAMGATAAFMGGKGASSLGKGMGRGMGMKGGATSLLPSLLSSFNLTGLSGVVATACLAWGGYKLITRNQILVGPQLVWFGYKAIEGLTKK, encoded by the coding sequence ATGAAAAATGCTATGAGACCTGCTATGTTAGCCTCAATAGGAATCCCTGTATTACAAACAATTCTAAGTAAAAATCCTTTAAAAGTATTCTCTGCAGACAGAATAAAATTCAAATGTTTATCACAGATAAAAGGAAGAAGAAGATACAAAAGTGATCTTCTAAAACAGGAAAAATTTGCTAATGCATTAAAAGAAAAAATCGAATCTTTTAACCTACTAAAAAAACTTACAATCAATCCTGTTACAGGATCAATGTTGCTTGAATACACATGTCCTGAGGAAAAGATTGATGAAATGATGAATGCACTTAATGAACAAAGTAAGAAACTAAGTGAAACAAAGCAGCATCCACAAAAATCAGGACCAAATAAAGGACAAAGAGTAGCTAAGGGGGCAATGGGTGCTACTGCTGCATTTATGGGAGGAAAAGGAGCATCCTCTTTGGGCAAAGGAATGGGAAGAGGCATGGGAATGAAAGGAGGAGCAACATCTTTACTCCCTTCCCTATTATCATCCTTTAATCTTACAGGATTATCCGGAGTTGTTGCTACAGCCTGTCTTGCCTGGGGTGGCTATAAGCTTATAACAAGAAACCAGATCCTCGTAGGTCCACAGCTTGTATGGTTCGGCTACAAGGCAATCGAAGGATTAACCAAAAAATAG